In the Pseudoalteromonas undina genome, one interval contains:
- the hppD gene encoding 4-hydroxyphenylpyruvate dioxygenase, with translation MSEVNNPLGLVGIEFTEYATPDADYMDKVFTDFGFSKLKKFKGKDIVYYNQNDIHFLLNNERDGFSAEFAKNHGPAICSMGWRVENAQAAFEAAVKRGAKPATDAANKDLPYPAIYGIGDSLIYFIEQFGDKGSIYDNDFEDLSEPNKVESKGFLRIDHLTNNVYKGTMETWANFYKDVFGFTEVRYFDIKGQKTALLSYALKSPCGTFSIPINEGKGNDNNQIDEYLGEYNGPGVQHLAFLTDDLVSSLDKLDKSTIATLDIIPEYYDTIFDRVPWVKEDKEKIREHQILVDSQSEDCYLLQIFSKNLFGPIFIEMIQRVDDGGFGEGNFQALFESIERDQERRGVL, from the coding sequence ATGAGTGAAGTAAATAATCCTTTAGGTTTGGTTGGTATTGAGTTTACTGAATACGCAACACCCGATGCCGATTACATGGACAAAGTGTTTACCGATTTTGGTTTTTCAAAATTAAAAAAATTCAAAGGTAAAGACATTGTTTATTACAACCAAAACGATATTCATTTTTTACTAAATAATGAACGCGACGGCTTTTCAGCTGAGTTTGCTAAAAATCACGGCCCAGCAATTTGTTCTATGGGCTGGCGTGTAGAGAACGCTCAAGCAGCATTTGAAGCAGCGGTTAAGCGTGGCGCTAAGCCTGCCACTGATGCAGCTAATAAAGACTTACCATACCCTGCTATTTACGGCATTGGCGATAGCTTAATTTACTTTATTGAACAATTTGGAGATAAAGGCTCTATCTACGATAATGATTTCGAAGATCTGAGCGAGCCAAACAAAGTTGAGAGTAAAGGCTTCTTACGTATCGACCACCTAACCAACAACGTATATAAAGGTACTATGGAAACATGGGCTAACTTTTACAAAGACGTGTTTGGTTTTACCGAAGTACGTTACTTTGATATTAAAGGCCAAAAAACAGCCCTGCTTTCATATGCATTAAAATCACCATGCGGTACCTTCTCTATTCCAATCAATGAAGGTAAAGGTAACGACAATAACCAAATTGATGAATACCTAGGTGAATACAATGGCCCAGGTGTGCAGCATTTGGCGTTCTTAACTGACGACTTAGTAAGCTCATTAGATAAGCTTGATAAATCGACTATCGCTACTTTAGATATTATTCCAGAGTACTACGATACTATTTTTGACCGTGTTCCATGGGTTAAAGAAGATAAAGAGAAAATCCGTGAACATCAAATCCTTGTTGATAGCCAAAGCGAAGATTGCTACTTACTGCAAATTTTCTCTAAAAACTTATTTGGTCCTATCTTCATTGAAATGATTCAACGAGTTGATGATGGCGGCTTTGGTGAAGGTAACTTCCAAGCGCTATTCGAATCAATCGAGCGAGATCAAGAACGTCGCGGCGTTTTATAA
- the fahA gene encoding fumarylacetoacetase codes for MSLINETHDINLTSWVASANDAQCDFPIQNLPFAEVRRKNSNEAFRGAVAIGDQVIDLAKVNELGIFSGDAQTAVASASNPTLNEFMGLGEQYWSALRLALSKALREGSAHQEQLAQALIPQTEIEFALPCRIGDYTDFYTSIYHATAVGSLFRPDNPLLPNYKWVPIGYHGRSSSIGVSGQQFHRPKGQTKAPDAEVPSFGPCKRLDYELELGIYLGKGNDLGDAIAIENAEKHVFGFCVFNDWSARDLQAWEYQPLGPFLAKNFASTVSPWIVTTEALAPYRTSWTRDENDPQPLEYLESTANRDQGAFDIQMDVKIQTQKMRDEGYNPTQVSKSSFKHSYWTVAQMVTHHTVNGCNFMPGDMLGSGTQSGPTHEEAGSLLELSRGGKEKITLSNGEQRSFLEDGDNVIMRGWCEKEGFARIGFGFVESTVLPAK; via the coding sequence ATGAGTTTAATTAACGAAACCCATGATATAAATTTAACTAGCTGGGTAGCATCAGCAAATGATGCACAATGTGACTTCCCTATTCAAAACCTACCTTTTGCAGAAGTACGTCGCAAAAATAGCAATGAAGCTTTTCGTGGTGCTGTTGCCATTGGCGATCAGGTTATTGATTTAGCAAAAGTAAATGAACTCGGTATTTTTTCAGGTGACGCCCAAACAGCCGTTGCATCTGCAAGTAACCCGACTTTGAACGAGTTTATGGGATTAGGTGAGCAATATTGGTCTGCGCTTCGTTTAGCACTGTCTAAGGCATTACGTGAAGGCTCTGCTCATCAAGAGCAACTAGCACAAGCGCTTATACCACAAACCGAAATTGAATTTGCTCTACCGTGTCGCATTGGCGATTACACTGACTTTTACACATCAATTTATCATGCGACTGCCGTAGGAAGTTTATTCCGTCCCGATAACCCATTACTACCAAACTACAAATGGGTGCCGATTGGTTATCATGGTCGCTCATCGTCTATTGGCGTGTCTGGACAGCAGTTTCATCGCCCTAAAGGACAAACTAAAGCGCCAGATGCAGAAGTTCCTTCATTTGGTCCATGTAAGCGCCTTGACTACGAGCTGGAACTAGGTATTTACCTAGGTAAAGGTAATGATCTAGGCGATGCAATCGCAATTGAAAATGCTGAAAAGCATGTATTCGGCTTTTGTGTTTTCAACGATTGGTCAGCACGTGATTTACAAGCATGGGAATACCAACCGCTTGGTCCATTCTTAGCGAAAAATTTCGCATCAACCGTGTCTCCATGGATTGTTACCACCGAAGCACTTGCACCATACAGAACAAGCTGGACGCGTGATGAAAATGATCCGCAGCCACTTGAGTACTTAGAATCAACGGCTAACCGTGATCAAGGTGCATTTGATATTCAAATGGATGTTAAAATTCAAACACAAAAAATGCGTGATGAAGGCTACAACCCAACTCAAGTGTCTAAGTCTAGCTTTAAGCACTCATACTGGACTGTAGCGCAAATGGTAACTCACCATACCGTAAACGGGTGTAACTTTATGCCAGGCGACATGCTGGGCTCTGGCACGCAATCAGGGCCTACTCACGAAGAAGCGGGTTCATTACTTGAGCTTTCTCGTGGTGGTAAAGAAAAGATTACTTTAAGCAACGGCGAGCAGCGTAGCTTCTTGGAAGATGGCGACAACGTTATAATGCGTGGCTGGTGTGAAAAAGAAGGCTTTGCACGTATTGGCTTTGGCTTTGTAGAGAGCACCGTACTACCAGCAAAATAA
- a CDS encoding M23 family metallopeptidase produces the protein MPVFIKSFFNKHFPARQLLIRQNGEVKHVVLAPWLQVSALAIIFIAIAWISVSSIRVYMQTHQISHIEQTQLDKQVQWQQKVKQQQQRYALQQEQLAELEQKQALLQGMIESLPASISKDVIKLEGELESSPINENESEFHEPLEEDKTQNKHAQNSLTSFEQRYIMLNQQYDTNFTLLAAQINQRHDAIIEILKGTGLENALAQHLALSTQTTAQGGPLDILDESKIPSNFLVIADKLLLLNQLESFLTELPSTLPLPAAKYYISSNFGLRKDPMNKRRAFHKGIDLAGWHKTEIFAPADGTVRRAGRNGGYGNFIELEHKNGVVTRFGHLNKINVKKGQLVTKHDVIGLMGSTGRSTSTHLHYEVLIDDKHVNPLKITKALSRVW, from the coding sequence ATGCCTGTATTTATAAAGTCTTTTTTTAATAAACATTTCCCAGCTCGTCAGCTGCTCATTCGCCAAAATGGTGAAGTAAAGCATGTTGTTTTGGCGCCTTGGTTACAGGTTTCTGCGCTTGCTATTATTTTCATTGCTATTGCATGGATCAGTGTTTCGAGTATCCGTGTTTATATGCAAACACACCAAATTTCTCATATCGAGCAAACTCAGCTTGATAAGCAAGTACAATGGCAACAAAAAGTAAAGCAACAGCAACAACGCTACGCATTGCAGCAAGAACAGTTAGCTGAACTTGAACAAAAACAAGCTTTACTTCAAGGTATGATTGAATCACTCCCAGCTTCTATCAGCAAAGATGTAATAAAATTAGAGGGTGAGCTTGAATCTTCTCCTATTAATGAGAACGAAAGCGAATTTCATGAGCCGCTCGAAGAAGATAAAACACAAAATAAGCATGCACAAAACAGTTTAACCAGTTTTGAGCAGCGCTACATCATGCTAAATCAGCAGTACGATACTAATTTCACGTTATTGGCTGCGCAGATTAATCAGCGCCATGATGCGATTATAGAAATACTCAAAGGCACGGGTCTTGAAAATGCACTGGCACAACATCTCGCGTTAAGCACGCAAACAACGGCGCAAGGTGGCCCGCTAGATATACTCGATGAAAGTAAAATTCCTAGTAACTTTCTAGTCATTGCAGATAAGTTGTTATTGTTAAACCAGCTAGAGAGCTTTTTAACTGAGTTGCCAAGTACCCTGCCCTTACCTGCTGCAAAATATTATATTTCCAGTAATTTTGGACTTAGAAAAGACCCAATGAATAAAAGGCGCGCTTTTCATAAAGGCATTGATTTAGCTGGGTGGCATAAAACAGAAATTTTTGCCCCTGCCGATGGCACGGTTCGTCGAGCTGGCCGTAATGGCGGTTATGGTAACTTTATAGAGTTAGAGCATAAAAACGGTGTTGTAACGCGCTTTGGTCACTTAAACAAAATTAATGTTAAAAAAGGTCAATTAGTCACAAAGCACGATGTCATTGGCTTAATGGGCAGTACCGGAAGAAGTACAAGTACTCATTTACACTATGAAGTATTAATAGACGACAAGCATGTCAATCCACTAAAAATAACAAAGGCGCTTTCTCGTGTTTGGTAA
- a CDS encoding bactofilin family protein produces the protein MFGKNKQAKTDSSIKRVSHTPSIISNDVRITGSLVSQGEVQLDGRIDGDIKAEHLVIGTSGVVEGVVEASSVVVKGKIIGSLNASEVKIENNAHVLGDIFHDTLSIEAGAIIEGSLKQRFEKEVIEHAKDKPKPAHDVKAIVDNEDSGLSFVNKQPAAKS, from the coding sequence GTGTTTGGTAAAAATAAACAAGCAAAAACAGACTCATCTATTAAGAGAGTGAGTCACACTCCCTCAATCATTTCTAATGATGTGCGTATAACGGGCTCTTTGGTAAGCCAAGGTGAAGTACAACTCGACGGACGTATTGATGGTGACATTAAGGCCGAACATTTAGTGATTGGCACCTCTGGTGTTGTTGAAGGCGTTGTTGAGGCAAGCAGTGTCGTTGTTAAGGGTAAAATCATCGGCTCTTTAAATGCAAGTGAAGTAAAGATCGAAAATAATGCTCATGTACTTGGCGATATATTTCATGACACCCTGAGCATAGAAGCAGGTGCTATTATTGAAGGCAGTTTAAAGCAGCGCTTTGAAAAAGAAGTGATTGAGCATGCTAAAGATAAGCCAAAACCAGCTCACGACGTAAAAGCCATTGTTGATAATGAAGACAGCGGGCTTTCGTTTGTTAATAAGCAGCCTGCAGCTAAAAGCTAG
- a CDS encoding hotdog fold domain-containing protein → MSNESALIKTWHKFKKLPFGNWLFSKAVCFKAPYFGSMKPTILDLKAGHCSAVVKNTRRVHNHIGTIHAIAQCNLAELCAGVMVDATVPYKTHRWIPKGMTVQYLAKVDTDVTAIAEIDLPHQWIDKEDLVVPVKLYNTRNELVFTADITMYITQKK, encoded by the coding sequence ATGAGTAATGAGTCTGCATTAATAAAAACGTGGCATAAATTTAAAAAGCTGCCGTTTGGTAACTGGCTGTTTAGTAAAGCCGTATGTTTTAAAGCGCCTTACTTTGGCTCTATGAAACCTACTATTTTAGATTTAAAAGCAGGGCACTGTAGTGCTGTGGTTAAAAACACACGCCGTGTACACAATCACATTGGCACTATTCACGCTATCGCACAATGTAATTTGGCTGAGCTGTGTGCGGGGGTGATGGTTGATGCAACAGTACCTTATAAAACCCACCGTTGGATCCCTAAGGGAATGACAGTACAGTACCTGGCTAAGGTAGACACTGATGTTACCGCTATCGCTGAAATTGACTTGCCTCATCAATGGATTGATAAAGAAGATTTAGTCGTACCGGTAAAGCTTTACAATACGCGTAACGAACTGGTTTTTACCGCAGACATAACCATGTATATAACACAGAAAAAGTAA
- a CDS encoding multidrug effflux MFS transporter — MQTQPAKPNLILLLILALLVIFCPMGIDIYLPAFPTIAEQFSVSEKQVQQTVAIFMLTVGLGQLIAGPLADRFGRKPVALTGVTLYGLAALGAYYAPSFLILMFARAIQGLGACATFVVAFAIVRDKFGSERSGQIITYLNGIVCFIPALAPILGAWLTVQFGWQMNFLFLTGFALLGFIVTLLLFRETRPVDSHYQGHILDLRRFIPIISTPLFLFNSLLCMVTMSAILVFVTLAPGWLITELGGSVADFTFWFSLNAVLSILASFIMPIYIKRQPKRALKAGLVLLVSAGLLMLVLSQYKTPLALMIPMFIAAFGFALTLGSAAGRALSLFPKQAGTASALLGAMQMSGASLLVFITQYLNLSTPELIGTHFLLLIPFSYLLFRYTKYA, encoded by the coding sequence ATGCAAACACAGCCCGCTAAACCAAACTTAATTTTATTACTGATCTTAGCGTTACTCGTCATTTTTTGTCCTATGGGCATTGATATTTATTTACCTGCCTTTCCTACTATTGCAGAGCAATTTTCAGTGAGCGAAAAACAAGTACAACAAACGGTGGCTATTTTTATGCTTACTGTTGGTTTGGGGCAATTAATTGCAGGCCCTCTTGCTGATCGTTTTGGACGTAAGCCGGTAGCCTTAACCGGTGTAACTTTATATGGACTGGCGGCATTAGGTGCATACTATGCTCCTAGCTTTTTAATACTGATGTTTGCTCGTGCAATTCAAGGGTTAGGCGCATGCGCCACCTTTGTTGTTGCTTTTGCAATAGTAAGAGATAAGTTTGGTAGTGAACGCAGTGGCCAAATAATTACCTACCTAAACGGGATCGTGTGCTTTATTCCAGCGTTAGCACCCATTTTAGGTGCGTGGTTAACCGTGCAGTTTGGTTGGCAAATGAACTTTCTATTTCTAACTGGTTTTGCATTATTAGGATTTATTGTCACCTTATTATTGTTTAGAGAAACACGCCCAGTAGACAGCCATTACCAGGGGCATATCTTAGATCTAAGGCGCTTTATCCCTATTATTTCAACTCCGTTATTTTTATTTAATAGCTTGCTATGTATGGTCACTATGTCGGCTATATTAGTATTTGTAACATTGGCTCCTGGTTGGCTTATTACTGAATTAGGGGGCAGCGTAGCCGACTTTACCTTTTGGTTCTCGCTTAATGCAGTGCTTAGTATTCTTGCTAGCTTTATCATGCCTATTTACATTAAACGCCAACCAAAAAGAGCACTAAAAGCAGGTCTTGTGTTGTTAGTGAGTGCAGGCTTACTGATGCTAGTATTAAGCCAATATAAAACCCCATTAGCATTAATGATCCCTATGTTTATTGCTGCCTTTGGTTTTGCTTTAACACTTGGCTCTGCCGCTGGACGAGCTTTAAGTCTGTTCCCTAAGCAAGCTGGCACCGCCTCAGCTCTTTTAGGAGCGATGCAAATGAGTGGGGCAAGTTTATTGGTGTTTATTACTCAATATTTAAACTTATCTACACCCGAGCTTATAGGCACACACTTTTTATTATTAATTCCCTTTTCTTACTTACTATTTCGTTATACTAAATATGCTTAG
- a CDS encoding S8 family serine peptidase — protein sequence MKKNKLALALVLTGICSTGAAQAANDRFIIQVDNNKKGVVKALTKKLGGDIKVDGNGFIAAKFTGQDLSSLKGLLNNPHIKLIEEDHKRVPMSLFNDDVGDAMQQQITPYAVYQSQVDQVTFDANAGMKVCVIDSGLDSSNPDFVWGNITGDNDSGTGNWFDNGGPHGTHVAGTIGAADNNLGVVGMAPGVAMHIIKVFNEAGWGYSSDLAQAADLCSQAGANIISMSLGGGGSNSTESNAFANFTNAGGLVVAAAGNDGNNVRSYPAGYSSVMMVGANDADNQIADFSQFPSCSSGRGKRATNDETICVEVTAGGVDTLSTYPAGMATAASMSADGTAYNSSAMENAGQITASTYFMGTGETVDPAAAGKVCMIDRGVISFYDKVANCENSGGVGAVIINNEAGMLYATLGDTNDTTIPAVGAAFEDRSALVASTNVTINIGATDYGFMSGTSMATPAVSGIAALVWSNHSDCTGTEIRDALKATAQDQGAAGRDDYFGYGIVKAADADAYLTANGCAGGDTGGVDPEPGVDAIPLSASGYKSKGTKFVDLSWNGAATSQVDIYRNGNKVITTANNNAYTDSINTKGGGTYTYQVCEALSTTVCSNNITVIF from the coding sequence ATGAAAAAGAATAAACTCGCCTTAGCATTAGTTCTTACTGGTATTTGTTCAACAGGTGCTGCCCAAGCTGCGAACGATCGCTTCATCATCCAAGTTGATAATAATAAAAAAGGTGTTGTTAAAGCGCTGACTAAAAAACTAGGTGGTGACATTAAAGTAGATGGCAATGGATTCATTGCAGCCAAATTTACTGGACAAGATTTAAGTAGCTTAAAAGGCCTGCTTAACAACCCGCATATTAAACTCATTGAAGAAGATCATAAGCGCGTTCCTATGTCATTATTTAACGATGATGTAGGTGATGCCATGCAGCAACAAATTACGCCATATGCGGTTTATCAATCACAGGTTGATCAAGTTACTTTTGATGCCAATGCAGGCATGAAAGTATGCGTTATCGATTCAGGCTTAGATAGCTCAAACCCTGATTTTGTTTGGGGTAACATTACTGGCGATAACGACAGCGGTACTGGAAATTGGTTTGATAATGGCGGTCCACACGGGACGCATGTCGCCGGTACGATTGGTGCTGCAGATAATAACCTCGGTGTTGTGGGTATGGCACCGGGTGTGGCAATGCACATTATTAAAGTATTTAACGAAGCGGGTTGGGGTTACTCATCTGATTTAGCTCAAGCGGCTGATTTATGTTCTCAAGCAGGTGCAAATATTATTAGCATGAGCTTAGGGGGCGGTGGCTCAAACAGTACAGAGTCAAATGCGTTTGCTAACTTTACTAATGCTGGCGGCCTTGTAGTTGCTGCAGCGGGTAACGATGGTAATAACGTACGTTCTTATCCTGCGGGCTACTCATCGGTGATGATGGTCGGCGCTAATGATGCCGATAATCAAATTGCTGACTTTTCACAATTCCCAAGCTGTTCATCTGGCCGTGGTAAACGCGCAACTAATGATGAAACAATTTGTGTTGAAGTAACTGCTGGTGGTGTTGATACTCTATCGACCTACCCTGCGGGCATGGCAACAGCAGCGAGTATGTCGGCTGATGGCACAGCATATAATTCATCAGCAATGGAAAATGCAGGTCAAATCACTGCGAGTACCTACTTTATGGGAACTGGCGAAACAGTTGATCCAGCGGCGGCTGGTAAAGTATGTATGATTGACCGCGGCGTTATTTCATTTTATGACAAAGTCGCTAACTGTGAAAACTCAGGCGGTGTAGGTGCGGTTATTATCAACAATGAAGCTGGCATGTTATACGCAACACTAGGTGATACCAACGATACTACAATTCCCGCTGTAGGCGCTGCATTTGAAGATCGTAGTGCATTAGTCGCTAGTACAAACGTGACAATTAATATTGGCGCAACTGATTATGGCTTTATGAGTGGAACGTCAATGGCAACTCCTGCGGTTTCAGGTATTGCTGCGCTAGTATGGTCTAATCATAGTGACTGTACAGGCACAGAAATTCGCGATGCGTTAAAGGCAACTGCGCAAGATCAAGGGGCTGCTGGTCGTGATGATTACTTTGGCTACGGTATTGTAAAAGCGGCTGACGCTGATGCTTACCTTACAGCAAACGGCTGTGCGGGTGGCGATACTGGTGGTGTTGATCCAGAGCCAGGCGTAGATGCTATCCCTCTTAGCGCTTCAGGTTACAAATCAAAAGGCACTAAATTTGTTGATTTAAGTTGGAATGGCGCGGCAACAAGCCAAGTTGATATCTACCGCAATGGTAACAAAGTCATTACCACTGCAAATAATAATGCCTACACCGACAGCATTAATACTAAGGGTGGCGGTACCTATACATATCAAGTGTGTGAAGCGCTGAGCACTACGGTGTGTTCAAATAATATCACCGTTATTTTTTAA
- a CDS encoding LysE family translocator, giving the protein MINPDFLLSFLLASFLMAVAPGPSNAFLMAQTFANGRKAGMQSAFGFALGGVVHTFFAVVGLSAILKASETAYASVQYAGAAYLCYLGFMMLKDTFKPPICEQEDKPHVTTSKNKNVMFQAMMTEVLNPKVALFFIAFIPQFVDPSLSSATFQLAFFGLLYPIFAFPIDCTYIYFGDKIAQFFKSHPNSQLWIDRFTGIVFIALAINLLL; this is encoded by the coding sequence ATGATCAACCCCGACTTTTTGCTCTCATTTTTACTCGCTAGCTTTTTAATGGCCGTTGCGCCTGGGCCATCAAACGCGTTTTTAATGGCGCAAACTTTTGCAAATGGGCGAAAAGCAGGTATGCAGAGTGCTTTTGGCTTTGCGTTAGGTGGCGTAGTACATACATTTTTTGCGGTTGTCGGTTTAAGCGCTATTTTAAAAGCTTCTGAAACTGCCTATGCCAGCGTACAATATGCAGGTGCAGCCTATTTATGTTACTTAGGGTTTATGATGCTTAAAGACACCTTTAAGCCCCCCATTTGCGAGCAAGAAGATAAGCCTCATGTTACCACCAGTAAAAACAAAAACGTGATGTTTCAAGCTATGATGACCGAAGTACTAAATCCTAAGGTGGCTTTGTTTTTTATTGCTTTTATCCCACAATTTGTAGACCCTAGCTTGTCATCTGCAACTTTTCAGCTGGCGTTTTTTGGGCTACTGTATCCAATCTTTGCTTTTCCTATCGACTGCACGTATATTTATTTCGGCGATAAAATAGCCCAGTTTTTTAAAAGTCACCCTAATAGCCAACTTTGGATAGATAGGTTCACAGGCATTGTATTTATTGCCTTGGCTATCAATTTATTACTCTAA
- a CDS encoding methylglyoxal synthase, with translation MDQKIQSLPAKKNIALVAHDGKKAALKLWCEKHTPMLSKHKLYGTGTTGHLIEKTTGLNVVQLLSGPMGGDQQLGAKIAEHEIHVLIFFWDPLASQPHDPDVKALLRLAAVWNIPVACNEVSADMLLSSPLMDTEFERSLPDYEKYLATRQISL, from the coding sequence ATGGACCAAAAAATACAATCTCTTCCAGCTAAGAAAAACATAGCCCTTGTTGCACATGATGGAAAAAAAGCCGCGTTAAAATTATGGTGTGAAAAACACACTCCAATGCTAAGTAAACATAAGCTATACGGCACTGGTACAACCGGACATTTAATAGAAAAAACCACCGGTTTGAATGTCGTGCAATTACTCAGTGGACCTATGGGGGGTGATCAGCAGCTTGGTGCTAAAATAGCGGAACATGAAATTCATGTGTTAATCTTTTTTTGGGATCCTCTGGCATCTCAGCCGCACGACCCCGATGTAAAAGCATTGCTTCGATTAGCCGCAGTGTGGAACATTCCTGTTGCTTGTAATGAAGTAAGCGCTGATATGTTACTAAGCTCTCCCCTTATGGACACCGAGTTTGAGCGTTCTTTGCCAGATTACGAAAAGTACCTCGCAACCCGACAAATCTCTTTATAA
- the yegD gene encoding molecular chaperone: MFVGFDYGSSNCAMGVLNEERVQLIPLEQGKHYLPSTLYTHHSALVVDFVAQHLQGSEHEHGYKTARQPLLNTLTRIKSDLDLQAGDETLFIGREAISEYVQFPEEGYFVKSPKSFFGATGLKQGQINFFEDIATAMILKIKQRAESSLGYTLSQTVIGRPVNFQAVGGEQSNQQAVGILTRAANRAGFKDVEFLYEPLAAGIDYESDLTQDQKVLVIDIGGGTSDCSFVQMGPSFRNKQQRDADFLAHSGKRVGGNDLDIALSYHGLMPLLGLGSTFKSGLPLPNQAFWQACKINDVNLQSQFYSAQHYRELSAQLRDVSAPDLYKRLIHLQQNKQGHQLVQQAEAAKIALSSSENFNCDLTFLDSSLDKDISINELALAVDDSISQIVTLAKQAIADANTTPDVIYLTGGSAQSPLIKAALKNHLGDIKMVNGDHFGSVTAGLTKWASMLYK, from the coding sequence ATGTTCGTTGGTTTTGATTATGGTAGTTCTAATTGTGCTATGGGTGTTTTAAACGAAGAGCGTGTTCAGCTCATTCCTTTAGAGCAAGGCAAACATTATCTTCCATCAACGTTATACACACATCATAGTGCCTTAGTCGTTGATTTTGTAGCGCAGCACTTGCAGGGCTCAGAGCATGAGCATGGCTATAAAACCGCGCGCCAACCATTACTTAATACGCTTACGCGAATTAAATCAGACCTAGACCTACAAGCCGGCGACGAGACTCTATTCATCGGCCGAGAGGCGATTAGTGAATATGTGCAATTTCCTGAAGAAGGTTATTTTGTAAAATCCCCTAAATCATTTTTTGGCGCTACTGGTTTAAAGCAAGGACAAATTAATTTTTTTGAAGATATTGCCACTGCAATGATTTTAAAAATAAAACAACGTGCCGAATCATCGTTAGGGTATACGCTGAGCCAAACTGTTATTGGTCGCCCAGTGAATTTTCAAGCGGTTGGTGGTGAGCAGTCAAACCAACAAGCCGTGGGTATTTTAACACGCGCAGCAAACCGAGCCGGCTTTAAAGATGTGGAATTTTTATATGAACCACTTGCCGCTGGGATTGACTATGAAAGTGATTTAACGCAAGACCAAAAAGTGCTGGTAATAGATATTGGTGGTGGTACAAGTGACTGTTCATTTGTACAAATGGGGCCCAGCTTTAGAAATAAACAACAGCGAGATGCAGACTTTTTAGCACATAGCGGAAAGCGAGTAGGCGGTAATGATTTAGATATTGCTCTGAGCTATCATGGTTTAATGCCGTTACTTGGCTTAGGCAGTACTTTTAAATCGGGTTTACCATTACCTAATCAGGCATTTTGGCAAGCATGTAAAATTAACGATGTGAATTTACAAAGTCAGTTTTATAGTGCTCAGCATTATCGTGAACTGAGTGCACAGCTACGCGATGTGAGTGCGCCCGATTTATATAAACGGCTCATCCATTTACAGCAAAATAAGCAAGGTCATCAATTAGTTCAACAAGCTGAAGCGGCAAAAATTGCACTAAGCTCGTCTGAAAACTTTAATTGTGATTTAACATTTTTAGATTCATCACTTGATAAAGATATTTCTATTAATGAATTAGCATTAGCCGTTGACGATAGTATTAGCCAAATAGTGACATTAGCAAAACAGGCCATTGCAGATGCAAACACCACCCCAGATGTAATTTATTTAACGGGTGGTAGCGCGCAATCACCACTGATCAAAGCGGCTTTAAAAAACCACTTAGGTGACATTAAAATGGTTAACGGTGATCACTTTGGCAGTGTCACCGCTGGTCTGACTAAATGGGCGAGTATGCTTTATAAATAA